One Lysinibacillus fusiformis genomic window carries:
- a CDS encoding O-methyltransferase, with protein MELSDAYIQSFIQPRNDLLLEMEAYAKDNHVPIMQLAGIDALNQLLRIQNPSKILEIGTAIGYSALRMAEALPNVQIVTIERDVDRVMKAKDYIARSTDSNRITVIEGDALEVDDKAIHTTFDAVFIDAAKGQYQRFFEKYAPLVKSGGVLYIDNMYMHGLSDLDLKDVPRRKRTMIRNLKNFTDWIMHHPDYTSAFLPVGDGLLLCLKR; from the coding sequence ATGGAATTATCGGATGCGTATATACAATCATTTATTCAACCACGTAATGATTTGCTATTAGAAATGGAAGCGTATGCGAAGGACAATCATGTACCGATTATGCAGCTTGCAGGCATAGACGCACTGAATCAGTTACTTCGTATTCAAAATCCGTCAAAAATTTTAGAAATTGGTACGGCCATCGGTTATTCGGCGCTACGAATGGCAGAAGCTTTGCCAAATGTGCAAATCGTTACGATAGAACGTGATGTAGACCGGGTTATGAAAGCGAAGGATTATATTGCACGTTCCACTGATTCAAATCGTATTACTGTAATTGAGGGGGATGCCTTAGAAGTGGATGATAAGGCGATTCATACGACATTCGATGCAGTTTTTATTGATGCAGCAAAGGGACAATATCAACGTTTCTTTGAAAAATATGCCCCACTTGTGAAATCAGGTGGAGTCTTGTATATCGATAATATGTATATGCATGGTTTGTCAGATTTGGACTTAAAGGACGTGCCGCGTCGCAAGCGCACTATGATTCGAAATTTAAAAAACTTCACAGATTGGATTATGCACCATCCTGATTATACAAGTGCATTTTTACCAGTCGGTGATGGCTTATTATTATGTTTGAAGAGGTGA
- the mltG gene encoding endolytic transglycosylase MltG produces the protein MDNGSKKQEMFSKMQEKKSEVKIVRKIVAIIAIVFVLVFGIVGFMGYNYVKGALKPMDPDATKTIAVEVPIGSSLGSISALLEDKGIIKDARVFKYYAKFKNESQFQAGNYDLTQAMTLDELIESLKTGKVYRVPVFTMTIPEGLTLEQIGNIIEKKTPYTQKEFMDLVTSDTFVQQMMANYPELVTDAVLADNIRYDLEGYLFPATYSYFEEKPSLESIVEEMIAAMNNVVKNYSDALAEKQMSVHQLLTFASLLEEEATAQTDRETIASVFFNRIDEGMPLQTDPTVLYALGSHKDRVLFEDLEVENAYNTYKNKGLPPGPIAGAGKTSIEASLNPSKTDYFYFLADKKGVNHFSKTYDEHLQKIEKYLKQAE, from the coding sequence GTGGATAACGGTTCTAAAAAACAAGAAATGTTTTCAAAAATGCAGGAAAAAAAATCTGAGGTAAAAATCGTGAGAAAAATAGTAGCAATTATAGCAATTGTGTTTGTCCTAGTATTTGGGATTGTCGGTTTTATGGGCTATAACTATGTGAAGGGTGCATTAAAGCCAATGGATCCGGATGCGACAAAAACAATTGCCGTTGAGGTACCAATTGGCTCAAGTCTAGGGTCTATTTCGGCTTTATTAGAAGACAAAGGCATTATTAAAGATGCACGCGTTTTTAAGTATTATGCCAAGTTTAAAAATGAATCACAATTCCAAGCTGGAAATTATGATTTAACACAAGCGATGACATTGGACGAGCTGATCGAGAGTTTGAAAACTGGGAAAGTGTATCGTGTGCCAGTCTTTACAATGACGATTCCAGAAGGCTTAACACTTGAACAAATCGGTAATATTATTGAGAAGAAAACGCCATATACACAAAAAGAATTTATGGATTTAGTGACAAGTGATACGTTTGTTCAGCAAATGATGGCCAACTATCCGGAACTTGTGACAGATGCAGTTCTCGCAGACAATATTCGCTATGATTTAGAGGGCTATTTATTCCCAGCGACGTATTCATACTTTGAAGAAAAACCTTCATTAGAATCCATTGTAGAAGAAATGATAGCAGCTATGAATAATGTTGTGAAAAATTACAGTGATGCTTTAGCTGAAAAACAAATGTCGGTGCATCAGCTCTTAACATTTGCCTCATTACTGGAGGAAGAAGCGACAGCGCAAACAGATCGTGAAACGATTGCAAGTGTATTCTTTAATCGTATTGATGAAGGAATGCCACTGCAAACAGACCCTACTGTTTTATATGCACTTGGTTCACATAAAGACCGTGTACTATTCGAGGATTTAGAAGTGGAAAATGCCTATAACACATACAAAAACAAAGGCTTACCACCTGGACCAATAGCTGGTGCTGGTAAAACATCGATTGAAGCTTCTTTAAATCCGAGCAAAACGGATTATTTCTATTTCTTAGCTGATAAAAAAGGCGTCAACCACTTCTCGAAAACTTATGATGAGCATTTACAAAAGATAGAAAAATATTTGAAACAAGCTGAATAG
- a CDS encoding acyl-CoA dehydrogenase family protein, translating to MSDVYIRNNREQQLVQYARDLATQIEKTAASYDESGEFPFEHFKILADAGYFRLTVPKKYGGEEISLYEMLLVQEQLARGDASTALSVGWHLLTFLNVREARTWPEPVFAELSRKAVEEGSLLNIINSERGKGNISRGSLPGTTAKKVNEGYIITGEKAFASLAPMLKQFTITAYLEEENLTAEFLITKNEQVEVVDTWDAMGMRATGSHDIIFHNIFVPDEALLYRHRPNEVNRFLADGRVYSLEIPAVYLGIAGSARDYAIDFAKNTYSYSLENMIAHASHVQQKIGEIEVLYQTARRTLYSIASQVEQNPAIKEQLADDVSIAKYMICNNAIEIVTKAMQIVGGRSISKSNKLQRLFRDVQCSRFNPPADDVVISQLAQGLLVDEKQGAFQL from the coding sequence ATGAGTGATGTATATATTCGGAATAACCGTGAACAGCAGCTTGTACAATATGCCCGTGACTTGGCAACACAAATTGAAAAAACGGCAGCTAGTTATGATGAAAGCGGTGAATTTCCATTTGAGCATTTTAAGATTTTGGCAGACGCAGGCTATTTCCGCTTAACGGTGCCGAAAAAGTATGGGGGGGAGGAAATTTCACTATATGAAATGTTATTAGTGCAGGAGCAGTTAGCTAGAGGCGATGCTTCAACTGCCCTGTCTGTCGGGTGGCACTTATTAACATTTTTAAATGTTCGTGAGGCTAGAACATGGCCAGAACCAGTATTTGCAGAACTGAGCCGTAAAGCTGTCGAAGAAGGATCACTATTGAATATTATCAATAGTGAACGCGGGAAAGGCAATATTTCACGTGGCAGCTTACCTGGGACGACTGCTAAAAAAGTGAATGAGGGCTATATAATTACAGGTGAAAAGGCCTTTGCTTCATTAGCGCCAATGTTAAAGCAATTTACGATTACCGCCTATTTAGAAGAAGAAAATTTAACTGCGGAGTTCCTCATTACGAAAAATGAACAAGTTGAAGTTGTTGATACGTGGGATGCGATGGGAATGCGTGCTACGGGCAGTCATGATATTATTTTCCATAACATATTTGTGCCCGATGAAGCATTATTATACCGACATCGGCCAAATGAAGTGAATCGTTTTTTAGCAGATGGTCGGGTCTATTCACTAGAAATTCCAGCTGTCTATTTAGGCATTGCAGGGTCTGCAAGAGATTATGCAATTGACTTTGCAAAAAATACCTATTCATACAGTCTGGAAAATATGATTGCCCATGCTAGCCATGTGCAACAAAAAATTGGCGAAATAGAAGTGTTATATCAAACAGCCAGACGCACGCTTTATAGTATTGCCTCTCAGGTAGAGCAAAATCCAGCGATTAAGGAGCAATTAGCAGATGATGTAAGTATTGCAAAGTATATGATTTGCAATAATGCTATTGAAATTGTGACAAAAGCTATGCAAATTGTTGGTGGGCGGAGCATTTCGAAATCAAATAAATTGCAACGCCTATTCCGTGATGTACAATGCAGCCGCTTCAATCCACCTGCTGACGATGTGGTCATTTCACAGCTAGCGCAAGGCTTATTAGTGGATGAAAAACAAGGTGCTTTTCAATTATAA
- a CDS encoding LLM class flavin-dependent oxidoreductase produces MAKKKELKLALYLIGAGMHVAAWKHPQGQANASIDIQALQKAAQIAEKGKFDIAFVADSLAINHESHPHILNRFDPLIQITALAAATTKIGLGATASTTYSEPYVLARQLMSVDHISNGRVAWNLVTTADATGETAQNFSRDKHWEHDHRYERAEEFIDVVQSLWDSWEDDAFVYDRENNIFYDPKKVHATAFKGKYVSVKGPLNIARSVQGQPVIVEAGASKPGQKLAARTAEVVFVHWDDIEKSKEHYRNLKAQLAPFGRAQEELLVLQGISPIVGDTEEEAHRKYNELQALVDPYESLKFVSGYMGNVDFSKYSLDTPAFEVEFPMVNSIQSHFYEHLDIIKKENLKVGDLYARLFGPARRDAFVGTPIQIADEMERWIVENAADGFMLQFPLLPRDLEDFVEKVIPILQERGIYRKDYTGSTLREHLGLKKPENRFVKSKVTP; encoded by the coding sequence ATGGCGAAGAAAAAGGAATTGAAGTTAGCGTTGTACTTAATAGGAGCTGGAATGCATGTTGCAGCTTGGAAACATCCCCAAGGGCAGGCAAATGCAAGTATTGATATTCAAGCGTTGCAAAAGGCCGCACAGATTGCCGAAAAGGGTAAATTTGATATTGCTTTTGTCGCTGATAGTTTAGCAATTAATCATGAATCTCATCCTCACATTTTAAATCGTTTTGACCCACTCATTCAGATTACAGCTTTAGCGGCAGCAACGACAAAAATTGGTCTAGGGGCTACTGCATCGACAACTTATAGCGAACCATATGTGCTAGCGAGACAGTTAATGTCCGTCGACCATATAAGTAATGGGCGTGTTGCATGGAATTTAGTTACGACGGCCGATGCAACAGGAGAGACTGCTCAAAACTTTAGTCGTGATAAGCATTGGGAGCATGATCATCGCTACGAACGTGCAGAGGAATTTATTGATGTTGTTCAGTCATTATGGGATTCATGGGAAGATGACGCTTTTGTATATGATCGTGAAAATAATATTTTTTACGATCCGAAAAAAGTGCATGCAACAGCCTTCAAGGGCAAGTATGTGTCGGTAAAGGGACCATTAAATATTGCTCGTTCCGTGCAAGGGCAGCCTGTAATTGTGGAAGCAGGAGCGTCAAAGCCAGGACAAAAATTGGCAGCACGTACTGCAGAAGTAGTTTTTGTACATTGGGATGATATCGAAAAATCGAAGGAGCATTATCGTAATTTAAAAGCACAGCTTGCTCCATTCGGGCGTGCACAAGAGGAACTTCTAGTATTGCAAGGCATTTCGCCAATTGTCGGTGATACGGAGGAAGAAGCCCACCGTAAGTACAATGAGTTACAAGCTTTGGTAGATCCATATGAGAGCTTAAAGTTTGTTTCAGGTTATATGGGAAATGTTGATTTTTCCAAGTATTCTTTAGATACGCCAGCGTTCGAAGTGGAATTTCCAATGGTTAATAGTATTCAAAGTCATTTCTATGAGCATTTAGACATTATTAAGAAAGAAAATTTAAAGGTTGGGGATTTATATGCGCGTCTATTTGGCCCAGCCCGACGTGATGCCTTCGTTGGGACACCCATTCAAATTGCAGATGAAATGGAGCGCTGGATTGTAGAGAATGCAGCAGATGGCTTTATGCTGCAATTTCCTTTATTACCTCGTGATTTAGAAGACTTTGTAGAAAAGGTTATCCCTATTTTGCAAGAACGCGGCATCTATCGGAAAGATTATACAGGTTCGACACTTCGTGAGCACTTAGGGCTGAAAAAGCCAGAGAACCGATTTGTGAAAAGTAAGGTGACACCGTAA
- a CDS encoding MetQ/NlpA family ABC transporter substrate-binding protein: MNYIIGLLTLLFLLVACAKAGEKDVVKVGIRSSELKTWEYIKEQAAKEDLELELVTFSAQFDPNQALEEDEVDINAFQHVAYLNLFNTNNNTDLQAIGTTIMAPIGLYSNKYSTLADIKEGAKIAVPNDPSNWGRALLLLQEYDLLTVTDDFDGNGGEDRIKDNPKNLTILPVEGATTPRVMEDADFAVINNGVAVEAGLLLKDAIIHENETAKPFINVIVAKAEDNDKATLKKIVDIYQREDTANFITDISKGNYIPVKLSLEELATWKQFYSY; the protein is encoded by the coding sequence ATGAACTATATCATCGGATTGCTTACATTATTATTTTTGCTTGTAGCATGTGCGAAAGCTGGAGAAAAAGATGTCGTAAAAGTAGGTATTCGCAGCTCGGAACTGAAAACTTGGGAGTATATAAAAGAACAAGCAGCGAAGGAAGACCTTGAGCTAGAACTCGTTACTTTCTCCGCTCAATTCGACCCAAATCAAGCCTTAGAAGAGGATGAAGTGGATATCAATGCCTTTCAGCATGTAGCGTACTTAAACTTATTTAATACAAATAATAATACAGATTTACAGGCGATCGGCACGACAATTATGGCGCCTATTGGTCTATATTCAAACAAATATAGCACATTGGCGGATATCAAAGAAGGAGCTAAAATCGCTGTGCCAAACGACCCATCGAACTGGGGACGCGCATTGTTATTATTGCAAGAATACGATTTACTCACTGTTACAGATGATTTTGATGGCAATGGTGGGGAGGACCGTATTAAAGACAACCCGAAAAATTTAACAATCCTGCCTGTAGAGGGTGCAACAACGCCACGTGTAATGGAGGATGCTGATTTCGCGGTTATTAATAATGGTGTGGCAGTAGAAGCGGGCTTGCTTTTAAAGGATGCTATTATTCATGAGAATGAAACCGCAAAGCCATTTATCAATGTCATTGTGGCAAAGGCAGAAGATAATGACAAAGCCACATTGAAAAAAATTGTGGATATCTATCAACGTGAAGATACCGCAAATTTCATTACTGATATTTCTAAAGGTAATTATATTCCTGTAAAGCTGTCATTGGAGGAGTTAGCAACATGGAAACAGTTTTATTCATATTAA
- a CDS encoding methionine ABC transporter permease → MKVSSQIIIDAVLDTLYMVSISLFFGAILGFILGITLVVTRKGHILENKLFFSIVNPIVNTLRSIPFIILLVAIIPFTRLIVGTAIGTTAAIVPLVLHIGPYISRLIENSLLEVDEGIIEAAKAMGASPFQIIRKFLLPEAFPSLILSVTTATIGLIGATAMAGAVGGGGLGDVAITYGYQRFDNVTILVTVVILVVLVQIIQSIGNSFERKLRRVS, encoded by the coding sequence ATGAAGGTGAGCTCACAAATCATTATCGACGCAGTATTGGATACGCTGTACATGGTTAGTATTTCGTTATTTTTCGGCGCTATCTTGGGCTTTATATTAGGCATTACATTAGTTGTAACTAGAAAAGGACATATTTTGGAAAATAAATTATTCTTTTCTATCGTGAACCCTATTGTAAATACGCTTCGTTCCATTCCATTTATTATATTACTCGTTGCTATTATTCCATTTACACGTTTAATTGTTGGAACGGCTATTGGGACTACAGCAGCAATTGTGCCCCTTGTATTGCATATCGGACCGTATATTTCCAGATTAATAGAAAATTCCTTACTTGAAGTGGATGAAGGCATTATTGAAGCGGCGAAGGCAATGGGAGCATCTCCATTCCAGATTATTCGTAAATTTTTATTGCCTGAAGCTTTCCCATCATTGATTTTAAGTGTCACGACAGCAACTATTGGCTTAATAGGTGCAACGGCTATGGCTGGAGCAGTTGGCGGCGGAGGTCTTGGTGATGTAGCTATAACTTACGGCTATCAGCGCTTTGATAATGTCACGATTTTAGTAACAGTTGTGATTTTAGTTGTGCTTGTTCAAATTATTCAAAGCATCGGCAATAGCTTTGAAAGAAAACTACGAAGAGTGTCTTAG
- a CDS encoding MetQ/NlpA family ABC transporter substrate-binding protein, producing MRKLWALLVGALVMGILTGCTQSGEASKDETVTLKVGAASVPHAEVLEYLADDIAKEGVKLEISILKDAVQTNQQTADGELDFNYFQHIPFLEQTNKESHLDLVSVEGIHIEPFGVYSNTIDNITDLPQNAEVAVPNDVVNFSRALLLFESNGLIELDGAKHSDYTVEDITKNEKDIQFIGVDSLLLVRSLDDVDAAAINTNYALEGGYNPGEDALIIEGSESPYVNIIATTKEKKDDVAIQKVVKWLTSDKTRQFFEEHYKGAVVPVF from the coding sequence ATGAGAAAATTATGGGCGTTGTTAGTCGGTGCGTTAGTAATGGGCATATTAACAGGTTGTACTCAATCAGGCGAGGCAAGTAAAGATGAAACGGTCACTTTAAAAGTAGGCGCAGCAAGTGTGCCCCACGCAGAAGTGCTGGAATATTTAGCGGATGATATTGCAAAAGAGGGTGTGAAATTAGAAATTTCTATTTTAAAAGATGCTGTACAAACAAACCAACAAACAGCAGACGGTGAATTGGATTTCAATTATTTTCAGCATATCCCATTTTTAGAGCAGACGAATAAAGAAAGTCATTTAGATTTAGTTAGTGTAGAAGGCATTCATATTGAACCATTTGGTGTGTATTCAAATACAATCGATAACATTACTGATTTACCACAGAATGCAGAAGTAGCCGTACCAAATGATGTAGTCAATTTTTCTCGTGCATTATTATTGTTTGAGAGTAATGGTCTTATCGAATTAGATGGTGCAAAACACAGTGATTATACAGTCGAGGATATAACAAAAAATGAAAAGGATATCCAATTTATAGGGGTCGATTCACTCTTGTTAGTTCGTTCATTAGATGACGTAGATGCTGCTGCTATTAATACAAACTACGCCTTAGAAGGAGGATATAACCCCGGCGAGGACGCGCTCATCATTGAAGGGTCAGAGTCACCATATGTCAATATTATCGCCACGACTAAAGAAAAAAAGGATGATGTTGCCATTCAAAAGGTTGTTAAATGGTTGACAAGTGATAAGACGCGCCAGTTTTTTGAAGAACACTATAAAGGTGCTGTCGTTCCAGTTTTTTAA
- a CDS encoding DUF1292 domain-containing protein yields MINEVVLTLLDEFEEEPLLITVTDEEGNDQVCEVIHTFASEQFGKSYVLYVPATDEPFEERDIFAAHYVPGKDGNIEELLPIETDEEWIFVEDKLNEL; encoded by the coding sequence ATGATTAATGAGGTTGTATTAACGCTTCTTGATGAATTTGAAGAAGAACCACTACTTATTACTGTGACAGATGAAGAGGGCAATGATCAAGTGTGTGAGGTGATTCATACATTTGCATCAGAACAATTTGGCAAATCGTATGTGCTTTACGTGCCTGCAACGGACGAGCCGTTTGAGGAGCGAGATATTTTTGCTGCGCACTATGTGCCGGGCAAGGATGGCAATATTGAGGAATTACTACCAATTGAAACAGATGAAGAATGGATATTTGTAGAAGATAAATTAAATGAATTATAA
- a CDS encoding DUF1292 domain-containing protein, whose product MAQEHNHEEELHVQHITVIDESGNEQLCEVIHVHESPEFGKSYVFYSMVGAEEDEEGSVEIFVSSFVPSENGEDGELTPIETEAEWDMVEDVLNALEDEDEE is encoded by the coding sequence ATGGCACAAGAGCATAACCATGAAGAAGAATTACATGTACAACATATTACAGTGATTGACGAAAGCGGAAACGAGCAGCTTTGCGAAGTAATTCACGTACACGAGTCTCCTGAATTTGGAAAATCATACGTATTTTACTCAATGGTAGGCGCTGAAGAAGATGAAGAAGGTTCAGTAGAAATCTTCGTATCTTCATTCGTACCTTCTGAAAACGGCGAAGATGGTGAGTTAACACCAATCGAAACGGAAGCAGAGTGGGATATGGTAGAAGACGTTTTAAACGCTTTAGAGGACGAAGACGAAGAATAA
- the ruvX gene encoding Holliday junction resolvase RuvX has protein sequence MRIMGLDVGSKTVGVAISDALGWTAQGIETVKIDEANGVFGIDRLAELVKEYAITEFVVGFPKNMNNTVGPRGVASENYKKLLEETFSLPVKLWDERLTTMAAERMLIEADVSRKKRKQVIDKMAAVMILQGYLDSKN, from the coding sequence ATGAGAATTATGGGATTAGACGTTGGGTCGAAAACAGTGGGCGTTGCAATTAGTGATGCACTTGGCTGGACGGCACAAGGTATTGAAACCGTAAAAATTGATGAAGCAAATGGCGTGTTCGGCATCGACCGTTTAGCCGAGCTAGTGAAGGAATATGCTATAACAGAATTTGTTGTAGGATTCCCGAAAAACATGAATAATACGGTAGGACCACGTGGAGTGGCTTCTGAAAACTATAAAAAGTTATTAGAAGAAACATTTTCACTACCGGTCAAGCTTTGGGACGAACGATTAACGACGATGGCTGCTGAGCGCATGCTAATCGAAGCGGATGTGAGTCGCAAAAAACGCAAGCAGGTTATTGATAAAATGGCTGCTGTGATGATTTTACAAGGCTATTTAGATAGCAAAAATTAA
- a CDS encoding IreB family regulatory phosphoprotein yields the protein MSSFDQTMKFNFPEESMEQEVKQVMLKVHSSLEEKGYNPINQIVGYLLSGDPAYIPRHQDARNLIRKLERDEILEELVKFYIKKNNED from the coding sequence ATGAGTTCATTTGATCAAACGATGAAATTTAATTTTCCAGAAGAATCAATGGAACAGGAAGTCAAGCAGGTAATGTTGAAAGTACATTCTTCATTAGAGGAAAAGGGATATAATCCTATCAATCAGATTGTCGGTTACTTACTTTCTGGTGATCCGGCGTATATTCCTCGCCATCAGGATGCTCGTAATTTAATTCGCAAGCTTGAGCGTGACGAAATTCTAGAAGAGCTTGTTAAATTTTATATCAAAAAGAATAACGAGGACTAG